Proteins from a single region of Chloroflexota bacterium:
- the ftsA gene encoding cell division protein FtsA: protein MARNRTVVGLDVGTTKTCVVVGREYRDTQLHVLGIGTAPSLGLKGGQVVDIVQTIKAIDDAVMRAEEASETRVRHVVAGIAGGHLQSHSQHAELRLGADDPTVRPRHMNSIVRTAAAISLPAEREIAAVIPKTFSVDHLTDVLDPRGLTGRCLKVEAHVVTGATNAMTNLERCVTGAGCEVRDRVLQPLASAASCLTEDQRREGAAVVDIGGGTTDVAIYVGDACWHIAVLPMGGALVTSDIARGLRLPLRVAEALKIQHGRADPYVDADESAVEVPGFDYGAPVAVRRRDLAQVIDARMEEIFSHVKDEIVRSGYYDVLTAGVALTGGGSLIPGLAAKASEILELPVTLGRPQALWGLDEGMREPQFSTAIGLTLMGATPRPDHGWLDQRPVRRAGGVLTSFGSWLRGLVAPAAA, encoded by the coding sequence TTGGCACGTAATCGAACGGTCGTCGGGTTGGACGTAGGCACGACCAAGACCTGTGTGGTCGTTGGTCGGGAATATCGGGACACGCAGCTGCATGTGCTGGGCATCGGCACGGCGCCTTCGCTTGGTCTCAAGGGAGGGCAAGTGGTCGACATCGTGCAGACGATCAAGGCGATCGACGACGCGGTGATGCGTGCCGAGGAGGCATCGGAGACGCGGGTGCGTCACGTGGTGGCCGGCATCGCCGGGGGGCACCTGCAGTCCCATAGCCAGCACGCCGAGCTGCGGCTCGGCGCCGACGATCCGACGGTCCGGCCGCGTCACATGAACAGCATCGTGCGCACGGCGGCGGCTATCTCGCTGCCGGCCGAGCGCGAAATCGCCGCCGTGATTCCCAAGACCTTCAGCGTGGACCACCTGACCGACGTGCTGGACCCGCGCGGGCTCACCGGGCGGTGCCTGAAGGTCGAGGCCCACGTGGTGACGGGCGCCACCAACGCCATGACCAACCTGGAGCGCTGCGTGACGGGGGCCGGCTGCGAGGTCCGCGACCGCGTCCTGCAACCGCTGGCGTCGGCCGCGTCCTGTCTCACCGAGGACCAGCGGCGGGAAGGCGCGGCGGTGGTCGACATCGGCGGCGGCACGACCGACGTGGCGATTTACGTGGGCGACGCCTGCTGGCACATTGCCGTGCTGCCCATGGGCGGCGCGCTGGTCACGTCCGACATCGCGCGCGGACTGCGCCTGCCGCTGCGAGTGGCCGAGGCCCTCAAGATCCAGCATGGTCGGGCCGATCCCTACGTCGATGCCGACGAGTCGGCCGTCGAGGTGCCGGGCTTCGACTACGGCGCGCCGGTCGCGGTTCGCCGCCGCGACCTGGCCCAGGTCATCGACGCGCGCATGGAGGAAATCTTCTCCCACGTGAAGGATGAAATCGTGCGCAGCGGGTACTACGACGTGCTCACGGCCGGCGTCGCCTTGACGGGCGGCGGGTCGCTGATCCCGGGTCTGGCGGCCAAGGCGTCGGAGATTCTGGAGCTGCCCGTCACGCTGGGCCGGCCGCAGGCGCTCTGGGGTCTGGACGAGGGCATGCGCGAGCCGCAGTTCAGCACCGCCATCGGCCTCACGCTCATGGGCGCGACGCCGCGCCCGGATCACGGGTGGCTGGATCAGCGGCCGGTGCGACGGGCCGGCGGGGTGCTCACCAGCTTCGGGTCGTGGCTGCGCGGCCTGGTCGCGCCGGCCGCAGCCTGA
- a CDS encoding cell division protein FtsQ/DivIB, whose translation MTTDPRPWHVHLLSLGIAGLTTILLVWMLTSPVLKVRNITVHRAASSPPPVVSAEQIESLVGQYVGASVFRVDTAAIRGELLEIPGVADALVDVAVDGHLTVTIAYDAPVANWIVGGQSYLVDADGQILAARYRPDLELTIEDTGARETAPGEHVNLPALLAAHQLQSNLPLLRVFPNRIQYAAGNLTVIDHSGRELQFGGIERLEPKLVALQAVLERANRRGERIASVDLRPVDRPTYRTTNAPPLISTIGDSP comes from the coding sequence ATGACGACCGACCCTCGTCCGTGGCACGTCCATCTGCTGTCGCTGGGCATTGCCGGCCTGACCACCATCTTGCTGGTCTGGATGCTCACGTCGCCGGTGCTGAAGGTGCGCAACATCACCGTGCACCGCGCCGCGTCGTCACCGCCGCCGGTGGTGAGCGCGGAGCAGATCGAGTCACTGGTCGGCCAGTACGTCGGGGCCAGCGTGTTTCGCGTCGACACCGCTGCCATCCGCGGCGAGCTGTTGGAGATTCCGGGCGTGGCCGACGCGTTGGTCGACGTTGCCGTCGACGGCCATCTGACGGTGACTATCGCCTACGACGCGCCCGTGGCGAACTGGATTGTCGGCGGGCAGAGCTACCTGGTTGACGCCGACGGCCAGATATTGGCCGCGCGCTATCGGCCTGACCTCGAGCTGACCATCGAGGACACCGGCGCGCGCGAGACCGCTCCGGGCGAGCACGTCAATCTGCCCGCCTTGCTCGCCGCCCATCAGCTGCAGAGCAACCTGCCGCTGCTGCGGGTGTTTCCGAACCGGATCCAATATGCGGCCGGCAATCTGACGGTCATCGATCACTCCGGCCGCGAGCTGCAATTCGGCGGCATCGAGCGGCTCGAGCCGAAGCTCGTGGCGCTGCAGGCCGTGCTCGAGCGAGCCAACCGCCGCGGCGAGCGCATCGCATCCGTGGACCTGCGACCCGTGGACCGCCCCACCTATCGCACCACCAACGCCCCGCCGCTGATCAGCACGATCGGGGACTCCCCGTGA
- the hisF gene encoding imidazole glycerol phosphate synthase subunit HisF: MLTRRIIPCLDVKNGRNVRGVKFSADVDAGDPVELAARYDREGADELVFYDITASAEGRDIMSDLVERVASEVFIPLTVGGGLRNADDMYAMLRRGAEKVSINSAAHRDPDLIRIGADRFGSQCIVLSIDAQLRSDRAEPWWEVVLDGGRTPTGLDAIEVAERGVELGAGEIVMNSIDADGTRAGYDLDQLRAVCDAVPVPVVASGGAGSIEHIRAALVEGRAHAALAASIFHFKMISIERVKRELVAAGLPMRMDPFANSGSALNGS, encoded by the coding sequence ATGCTGACCCGCCGAATCATCCCCTGCCTCGACGTCAAGAACGGCCGCAACGTGCGCGGCGTGAAATTCTCAGCCGACGTGGACGCCGGCGATCCCGTCGAGCTGGCCGCGCGCTACGACCGGGAGGGCGCCGACGAGCTGGTCTTCTACGACATCACGGCCTCCGCCGAGGGCCGCGACATCATGAGCGATCTCGTGGAGCGGGTGGCGTCGGAGGTCTTCATTCCGCTAACCGTGGGCGGCGGCCTGCGCAACGCCGACGACATGTACGCCATGCTGCGGCGCGGGGCGGAGAAAGTGTCGATCAACAGCGCCGCCCATCGCGATCCCGACTTGATTCGGATCGGCGCCGACCGGTTTGGGTCGCAGTGCATCGTGCTCTCCATCGACGCGCAGCTTCGCAGCGACCGCGCCGAGCCGTGGTGGGAGGTGGTGCTGGACGGCGGGCGCACGCCCACCGGACTCGATGCCATCGAGGTCGCCGAGCGCGGCGTCGAGCTTGGCGCGGGCGAGATCGTGATGAACAGCATCGACGCCGACGGCACGCGCGCCGGATATGACCTGGACCAGCTGCGCGCCGTGTGCGACGCCGTGCCGGTGCCGGTCGTCGCCTCGGGGGGCGCCGGGTCGATCGAGCACATCCGCGCGGCGTTGGTCGAAGGCCGCGCCCATGCCGCGCTGGCGGCGTCGATCTTTCACTTCAAGATGATCAGCATCGAGCGCGTCAAGCGCGAGTTGGTAGCCGCAGGGCTGCCGATGCGCATGGATCCCTTCGCCAACAGCGGCTCAGCCCTCAACGGCAGCTAA
- the ftsZ gene encoding cell division protein FtsZ, with amino-acid sequence MNDDTGSTGRITRLTTPRRGASEPPSEQSATIKVVGVGGGGSNAVDRMIDVDVSGVDFITVNTDAQALMRSQASVRVHIGEKATRGLGSGGNPALGHKAAEESAEDLRQSLEGADMIFIAAGMGGGTGTGGAPVVAEIAQESDALTVGVVTRPFAFEGTARARVADEGIQDLGERVDTLVVIPNDRLLNVADAKSTISEAFALADDVLRQAIQGVSDLITMPGLINLDFNDVRAVMTDAGTALMAMGEGQGETRATDAITQALNSPLLDTSMDGARGVLLNFTGGSDMTLYEVNEAAEIVAKTADPNANIIFGTVVDESLEGRIHVTVIATGFQLERKEVRPATRSRVRTPASPRVRELDFSPGPEDQPEIEIPAFLRRRSAG; translated from the coding sequence ATGAACGACGATACCGGCAGCACGGGCCGCATTACACGACTCACGACGCCGCGGCGCGGGGCATCCGAGCCTCCCAGCGAGCAATCCGCCACCATCAAGGTGGTCGGCGTGGGCGGGGGCGGGAGCAATGCCGTCGACCGGATGATCGACGTGGACGTCAGCGGCGTGGATTTCATCACCGTCAACACCGACGCGCAGGCGCTGATGCGCTCGCAAGCGTCGGTGCGCGTGCACATTGGTGAAAAGGCCACCCGCGGGCTCGGATCCGGCGGCAACCCGGCGCTGGGCCACAAGGCGGCGGAAGAATCTGCCGAGGATCTGCGCCAGTCGCTCGAAGGGGCCGACATGATCTTCATCGCCGCCGGCATGGGCGGCGGCACGGGCACGGGCGGCGCTCCGGTCGTGGCCGAAATCGCGCAGGAAAGCGACGCGCTGACCGTGGGCGTCGTCACCCGTCCCTTCGCCTTCGAGGGCACGGCGCGCGCGCGCGTGGCCGATGAAGGCATCCAAGACCTTGGCGAGCGCGTCGACACGCTGGTGGTGATTCCCAACGACCGCCTGCTCAACGTGGCCGACGCCAAATCCACGATCAGCGAGGCCTTTGCGCTGGCCGACGACGTGCTGCGACAGGCGATCCAGGGCGTCTCCGACCTCATCACCATGCCTGGCCTTATCAACCTGGACTTCAACGACGTGCGGGCCGTCATGACCGACGCCGGCACCGCGCTCATGGCCATGGGCGAGGGCCAGGGCGAGACCCGCGCCACCGACGCCATCACCCAAGCCCTCAACAGCCCGCTGCTGGACACCTCCATGGACGGCGCGCGCGGCGTGCTGCTGAACTTCACGGGCGGCTCCGACATGACGCTGTACGAGGTGAACGAGGCGGCGGAGATCGTGGCCAAGACCGCCGATCCGAACGCCAACATCATCTTCGGCACCGTGGTCGACGAGTCGCTCGAAGGCCGCATTCACGTCACCGTGATCGCGACGGGGTTTCAACTCGAGCGCAAGGAAGTGCGACCCGCCACGCGGTCGCGCGTGCGAACGCCCGCCTCGCCCCGCGTGCGCGAGCTGGACTTCTCACCCGGTCCCGAGGACCAGCCCGAGATCGAGATTCCGGCATTCCTGCGGCGCCGGTCCGCCGGATAG
- the hisH gene encoding imidazole glycerol phosphate synthase subunit HisH, with translation MIAVVDYGAGNLHSVERALRHVGAEITVTHDPSEIADAAGVVLPGVGAAADTMRGLERAGVIPAILDAIDRGVPYLGICMGLQVLYEASDEDGGTTCLGVAPGRVVRFPPSQHVPHMGWNQVHQQVESPLFAGIPQDANFYFVHSYFAPIDGDAHVAATTDYSVTFTSALLRDNIFATQFHPEKSGAAGLRLYANFARSAGQHPPDDAGP, from the coding sequence ATGATCGCGGTCGTCGACTACGGGGCCGGCAATCTGCACAGCGTGGAGCGCGCGCTGCGGCACGTCGGCGCCGAGATCACCGTGACCCACGATCCGTCGGAGATTGCGGACGCCGCCGGCGTCGTCCTGCCCGGCGTCGGGGCCGCCGCGGATACCATGCGCGGCCTCGAGCGTGCCGGCGTGATCCCGGCCATCCTGGACGCGATCGACCGCGGCGTGCCCTACCTGGGCATCTGCATGGGGCTCCAGGTGCTCTACGAGGCCAGCGACGAGGACGGCGGCACGACCTGCCTGGGCGTGGCGCCGGGACGCGTGGTGCGCTTCCCACCCAGCCAGCACGTGCCGCACATGGGCTGGAACCAGGTCCACCAGCAGGTCGAGTCGCCGCTGTTCGCGGGAATCCCGCAGGACGCCAACTTCTACTTCGTGCACTCGTACTTCGCGCCGATTGACGGCGATGCGCACGTGGCCGCGACCACCGACTACAGCGTCACCTTCACCAGCGCGCTGCTGCGCGACAACATCTTCGCCACACAGTTCCACCCGGAGAAGAGCGGCGCCGCGGGCTTGCGGCTCTACGCCAACTTCGCGCGCTCGGCGGGACAGCACCCGCCTGACGACGCCGGCCCGTGA
- a CDS encoding YggT family protein has product MLTGLLDFLNILVTILVFAIVGRALLSWFVQDPSHPLMRLLIDVTEPILAPIRNRLPSSWMIDLSPLIAILVIQIVWQLIVAIATQQ; this is encoded by the coding sequence ATGCTGACCGGTCTCCTCGACTTCTTGAACATTCTGGTCACGATCCTGGTGTTCGCGATTGTGGGCCGGGCGCTGCTGTCCTGGTTCGTCCAGGACCCGAGCCATCCGCTGATGCGTCTGCTCATCGACGTCACCGAGCCGATTTTGGCGCCGATCCGCAATCGACTGCCCTCGTCCTGGATGATCGATCTGTCACCGTTGATCGCGATCCTGGTCATTCAGATCGTCTGGCAATTGATTGTGGCGATCGCAACGCAGCAGTAA
- a CDS encoding YggS family pyridoxal phosphate-dependent enzyme, with product MQGAPTVDDGLRLRIASVRQEIAAACVAAGRSPESVELVAVTKTVPADVVRAALAAGLTTFGENRVQEADAKIPEVGGGTWHLIGHLQRNKARTAVQRFACIQSVDSPRLARRLDAVREDRSVDVLAQVNLTGASTQEGVAPADLDGLCAVIDRETGLTLRGLMTIGPLGGDLAALRACFRELREVRDALRAQLPNQPLTELSMGMTDDFGAAIAEGSTMIRVGRAIFGGRPAAATAVPAPPSMDSPC from the coding sequence ATGCAGGGGGCCCCTACGGTCGATGACGGACTACGCCTGCGCATCGCGTCGGTGCGGCAGGAGATCGCGGCAGCGTGCGTCGCGGCCGGCCGTTCGCCCGAGTCCGTTGAGTTGGTGGCGGTGACCAAGACCGTGCCCGCCGACGTGGTGCGCGCGGCGCTCGCCGCGGGACTGACGACGTTCGGTGAGAATCGAGTCCAGGAGGCCGACGCCAAGATTCCCGAGGTGGGCGGCGGGACGTGGCATCTCATCGGGCACCTGCAACGCAACAAGGCGCGCACGGCGGTCCAGCGCTTCGCCTGCATCCAGAGCGTGGACTCCCCGCGACTGGCGCGCCGGCTTGATGCGGTGCGCGAGGACCGGTCCGTGGACGTGCTGGCCCAGGTGAACCTCACCGGCGCGTCGACGCAAGAGGGCGTGGCGCCGGCGGACCTGGATGGGTTGTGCGCGGTGATCGACCGCGAGACCGGTCTGACCCTGCGTGGCCTGATGACCATCGGTCCGCTAGGGGGCGATCTCGCCGCGCTGCGCGCCTGCTTCCGCGAGCTGCGCGAGGTGCGCGACGCGCTGCGGGCGCAGCTCCCCAACCAACCGCTGACCGAGCTGTCGATGGGTATGACGGACGATTTCGGCGCGGCGATTGCCGAGGGCTCAACGATGATTCGCGTGGGACGGGCTATCTTTGGCGGTCGCCCTGCGGCCGCAACCGCGGTGCCCGCGCCACCGTCAATGGACTCGCCATGCTGA
- the hisS gene encoding histidine--tRNA ligase, translating to MPSSGLQRPRGTADRLPADAPAWDGVLRAFARECRLRNFQPISTPTFETTELFDKGTGATTDIVQKEMYTFDDRGGDSLTLRPEGTPSIVRAYQQHGMHVLPQPVKLYYVLPVFRYDRPQAGRLREHHQIGAEALGDPNPAVDAEVIDLLWSTLRALGISDLALHVNSLGDPESRPEYRAALVAFFAPHTDKMCADCQQRLTQNPLRLLDCKKPPCERVSADAPRSLDYLGDAAREHFDTLRSLLGALDIPCTLDHRLARGLDYYNRTVFEIVPPDGSAQSTVGGGGRYDYLAETLGGSHLPGVGFGSGIERILLNRERVGLEEASPPPPEVYVAPLADAALTVVTTVAAGLRQAGVATEVGYAAASPRSHLRRANAVGARVALIVGNREVEAGRVSLKPLDGGDQVDVALDDVVSSTQAVLADTAAASDA from the coding sequence GTGCCTAGCTCGGGCCTCCAGCGACCGCGCGGTACGGCCGACCGCCTGCCGGCCGACGCGCCCGCGTGGGACGGCGTCCTGCGCGCCTTCGCGCGCGAGTGCCGGCTGCGCAACTTTCAGCCCATCAGCACGCCGACCTTCGAGACCACCGAGCTGTTCGACAAGGGCACCGGCGCCACCACGGACATCGTGCAGAAGGAGATGTACACCTTCGACGACCGCGGGGGCGACTCGCTGACCCTGCGGCCGGAGGGCACGCCGTCCATCGTGCGCGCCTACCAGCAGCACGGCATGCACGTGCTGCCGCAGCCGGTGAAGCTGTACTACGTCCTGCCGGTGTTCCGCTACGACCGGCCGCAGGCCGGCCGCTTGCGCGAGCACCACCAGATCGGGGCGGAGGCCTTGGGCGACCCCAACCCGGCAGTGGACGCCGAGGTGATCGACCTGCTCTGGAGCACGCTTCGCGCGCTGGGGATCTCGGACCTTGCGCTGCACGTCAACTCACTCGGCGATCCCGAGTCGCGGCCGGAGTACCGCGCCGCGCTGGTGGCCTTCTTCGCGCCGCACACGGACAAGATGTGCGCCGATTGCCAGCAGCGGCTGACGCAGAACCCGTTGCGGCTGCTCGATTGCAAGAAGCCGCCGTGCGAGCGCGTGAGCGCCGACGCGCCGCGTTCGCTCGACTACCTTGGCGACGCCGCGCGCGAGCACTTTGACACGCTGCGGAGCCTCCTTGGGGCGCTGGATATTCCGTGCACCCTGGACCACCGGCTGGCCCGCGGCCTGGACTACTACAACCGCACCGTGTTCGAGATCGTGCCGCCCGACGGCAGCGCGCAGAGCACCGTCGGCGGCGGTGGGCGCTACGACTACCTGGCCGAGACGCTCGGCGGCTCGCATCTGCCGGGCGTCGGGTTCGGCAGCGGCATCGAGCGCATCCTGCTCAATCGCGAGCGCGTCGGGCTCGAGGAAGCGTCGCCGCCACCGCCCGAGGTGTATGTGGCGCCCCTGGCCGATGCGGCGCTGACGGTCGTGACCACAGTCGCCGCGGGACTGCGGCAGGCGGGCGTCGCTACCGAGGTCGGCTACGCCGCCGCGAGCCCCCGGTCCCACCTGCGCCGCGCCAACGCCGTCGGCGCGCGCGTGGCGCTAATCGTCGGCAATCGAGAGGTGGAGGCCGGGCGTGTGTCCCTCAAGCCCCTCGACGGCGGCGACCAAGTCGACGTGGCGCTGGACGACGTCGTGTCGTCCACGCAGGCGGTTCTGGCCGATACGGCAGCCGCGAGCGACGCATGA
- a CDS encoding DGQHR domain-containing protein codes for MNSDAEDLTEELPGLVTGAEIQRELRKRRRAFLERTVPAAQEDCYIAEGWQIVRRNKRTIRIRKPKPQGQMLEDEVWTLLARMGFQQLSGGRQFRIPLSGMDPTVPPKQVDVLAIDGETAVVVECKASQNSRARSLQKDLNETRGLQDSIRQSIHDWFPDRPRVCFLYVTRNIRWSRNDVERAKAHHISTITDRQLDYYSRLVNIIGPASRHQLQADLLQDSPVQGLRGTVPALRGTFGGKTFYQFAIEPDRLLKLCYVSHRAKIDAAAVGTYQRLLRKKRLRDIAGHINQTGGIFPTNIVVNFRHSRRLRFDIAGPTSDEPTTLGTLHLPNTYKCAWVIDGQHRLYGFSLSEWGRRGRVPVLAFEGLDPLEEVKLFVDINSKQVRVPRSLLVELEPELTTEDSSPEVMLRSLQSQIALDLSENLDSPLFDLVATEWDTDGKTRPLTLPELATAISGSRLVGQVRGGVFYPGYLYQRDYDTTRSRASATIGKFIHLFGEGAPQQWEKARSAGGFLCTNRGVAALLRLFHAALQHNDSGAEGAGLGQLSADALVGSVNTLVEPVVGWFAGASDVDLNRFKGHYGSGAALAYGFELMAIAHEANSEFNPSGLEEHIRQHSDQALGYARELIAEIEDCIRMVTFSILKSQYGSDGNDWWRLGVPQGVRGNAAQKAEVSEEGGEPHQFLELLDYKRIAELPRNWRSFESSWTFDRSARSKSKRLAWMDRLNMIRNRVFHSGRRSVTSEEISFLEDVWQHVETKRKDAVKQ; via the coding sequence TTGAATTCCGACGCAGAAGATCTCACAGAGGAGCTCCCTGGACTAGTCACGGGAGCTGAAATCCAACGGGAGCTCCGAAAGCGTCGCCGTGCGTTCCTTGAGCGGACGGTTCCGGCTGCGCAAGAAGACTGCTATATCGCTGAAGGCTGGCAGATTGTCCGGCGTAACAAACGAACTATTCGGATTCGCAAGCCAAAACCTCAAGGTCAGATGCTTGAAGATGAAGTGTGGACTCTCCTTGCCAGAATGGGGTTTCAGCAGTTGAGCGGAGGTCGTCAGTTCAGGATTCCGCTCAGTGGAATGGACCCGACAGTGCCTCCGAAGCAGGTTGACGTGCTGGCGATCGATGGTGAGACGGCTGTGGTCGTGGAATGTAAGGCATCGCAGAATAGCCGCGCGAGATCGTTGCAAAAGGACCTAAATGAGACGCGCGGATTGCAAGATTCAATTCGGCAGTCTATTCACGACTGGTTTCCGGATCGTCCTAGGGTTTGCTTCTTATATGTAACAAGGAATATAAGGTGGAGCAGAAATGATGTCGAGCGGGCAAAAGCGCACCATATATCTACGATAACTGACAGGCAGCTTGACTACTATTCTAGGCTAGTTAATATTATCGGTCCCGCATCAAGGCATCAGCTTCAAGCAGACCTTTTGCAGGACTCGCCTGTCCAGGGTTTGCGGGGTACCGTACCTGCTCTTCGGGGGACTTTCGGCGGCAAGACGTTTTATCAGTTCGCGATCGAACCGGACCGCCTATTGAAGCTATGCTACGTGAGTCACCGTGCAAAGATCGATGCTGCTGCTGTCGGTACCTATCAGCGTCTATTGCGCAAGAAACGGCTAAGGGATATTGCTGGCCACATCAATCAAACCGGCGGGATATTCCCGACCAATATCGTTGTGAATTTTCGGCACTCGAGGCGTTTGCGCTTTGATATCGCGGGTCCAACATCGGATGAGCCCACAACGTTGGGCACTCTACATTTGCCGAATACATACAAATGCGCCTGGGTAATCGACGGTCAGCACCGATTGTACGGCTTCTCGCTTAGCGAGTGGGGACGCCGTGGCCGTGTGCCAGTGCTAGCCTTCGAAGGCCTCGATCCTTTGGAAGAGGTGAAATTGTTTGTCGACATCAATAGTAAACAGGTGAGAGTGCCGAGAAGTTTGCTTGTCGAATTGGAGCCGGAACTTACGACCGAGGACTCCTCGCCGGAAGTGATGTTGCGTAGCCTCCAATCTCAGATCGCTCTTGATTTGTCGGAGAATCTGGACTCGCCCTTATTCGATCTCGTCGCCACGGAGTGGGATACCGATGGTAAGACCAGGCCCCTCACTCTGCCGGAGCTCGCAACGGCGATAAGCGGCAGTCGCTTGGTGGGGCAGGTCCGGGGCGGTGTGTTTTACCCGGGATATCTTTACCAACGCGACTATGACACTACGCGATCCCGGGCCTCGGCGACTATTGGAAAGTTCATTCATCTGTTTGGCGAGGGAGCTCCCCAGCAATGGGAGAAAGCTCGATCGGCAGGTGGATTCTTATGTACAAATCGAGGTGTGGCGGCGCTGCTTCGGTTATTTCATGCAGCCTTGCAGCATAACGACAGCGGTGCGGAGGGCGCGGGTTTAGGACAGTTATCGGCTGACGCATTGGTTGGCTCAGTGAACACGTTGGTAGAGCCGGTTGTGGGGTGGTTTGCTGGCGCCTCGGACGTGGATTTGAACCGATTTAAGGGACACTACGGAAGCGGTGCAGCGCTGGCCTATGGATTCGAGCTCATGGCAATAGCGCATGAGGCCAATAGTGAGTTCAATCCGTCGGGTCTCGAGGAGCACATTAGGCAGCATAGCGATCAGGCTTTGGGCTACGCCCGTGAACTCATTGCCGAGATTGAAGATTGCATCAGAATGGTGACTTTCTCTATTCTGAAATCGCAATATGGAAGTGATGGGAACGACTGGTGGAGATTGGGCGTTCCTCAAGGGGTTCGCGGTAACGCAGCTCAAAAGGCAGAAGTTAGCGAAGAGGGCGGGGAGCCACATCAGTTTCTAGAACTACTCGACTACAAGAGAATAGCTGAGCTCCCTAGGAATTGGCGGAGCTTTGAATCGTCTTGGACATTTGATCGGTCGGCACGATCCAAGAGTAAGAGACTAGCCTGGATGGATCGTCTAAATATGATACGAAATCGTGTTTTCCATTCAGGAAGACGAAGTGTTACCAGCGAAGAAATATCGTTTCTCGAAGATGTGTGGCAGCATGTAGAAACCAAGCGCAAGGATGCGGTGAAGCAGTAA
- the hisA gene encoding 1-(5-phosphoribosyl)-5-[(5-phosphoribosylamino)methylideneamino]imidazole-4-carboxamide isomerase — MEVYPPVDIRGGRCVQLVQGDFNRETVFYDDPVEAARHWMAQGAAWLHVVDLNGARDGVSTNAAIIEDIIKVAGDVPVQVAGGLRSPADIERVLGHGAARIVLGTAAVRDPEMLARAAAAHPGRIAVAVEGRQGMAVTDAWAKESTLTVAELAARAVDAGAAAIMYTDVVVEGMLEGPNVAGTRDLVEQVGAHLPVVASGGVASLDDIARLRDAGASGVIIGSALYRGAFTLAEAIQAAAGEARC, encoded by the coding sequence ATGGAGGTCTATCCGCCCGTCGATATCCGCGGCGGTCGCTGCGTGCAACTCGTGCAGGGTGACTTCAATCGAGAGACGGTCTTCTACGACGATCCGGTGGAGGCGGCCCGGCATTGGATGGCGCAGGGCGCCGCTTGGCTGCACGTCGTCGATCTCAACGGAGCCCGCGACGGCGTCAGCACGAATGCCGCGATCATCGAGGACATCATCAAGGTAGCGGGTGATGTCCCGGTGCAGGTCGCGGGCGGCCTCCGTTCGCCGGCCGACATCGAGCGGGTGCTGGGGCATGGAGCCGCGAGGATCGTGCTGGGAACTGCCGCCGTGCGCGATCCCGAAATGCTGGCGCGCGCCGCCGCCGCTCACCCCGGCCGGATTGCCGTGGCGGTGGAGGGACGCCAGGGCATGGCGGTCACCGACGCCTGGGCGAAGGAATCCACGCTGACCGTCGCTGAACTGGCGGCGCGGGCGGTGGACGCTGGGGCCGCAGCCATCATGTACACCGACGTGGTGGTCGAGGGCATGCTCGAGGGACCGAACGTCGCGGGCACGCGCGATCTGGTCGAGCAGGTCGGGGCACACCTGCCGGTCGTCGCCTCGGGCGGCGTGGCCTCGCTTGACGATATTGCCCGGCTGCGCGACGCCGGAGCGTCCGGCGTCATCATCGGCAGCGCCCTGTATCGCGGGGCGTTCACGCTTGCCGAGGCCATCCAAGCGGCCGCCGGTGAAGCCCGATGCTGA